One window from the genome of Faecalibacterium sp. HTF-F encodes:
- the trmFO gene encoding methylenetetrahydrofolate--tRNA-(uracil(54)-C(5))-methyltransferase (FADH(2)-oxidizing) TrmFO, translating into MSEYKVTILGAGLAGCEAALWLAGKGVQVDLYEQKPVHFSPAHKNAGFAELICSNSLKAERLDSASGLLKEEMRRMGSQLLNAAETARVAAGGALAVDRDAFSAEVTRMVESCENITVHRERVEHIDETAPILVATGPLTDGALADEIGALTGDERLHFYDAVAPIVTAESLDYNKVFAASRYDRGEADYLNCPFNKEEYEKFHAALASAERAPLHDFDTGAEQSAQPDPDAHGKKADTVTVYEGCMPIEIMAARGADTMRFGPLRPVGLVNPNTGHRPWANVQLRAENKERTLYNIVGFQTNLKWGEQKRVFSMIPGLENAEFVRYGVMHRNTFLDAPRVLSAQLCLKEHPNVFFAGQITGFEGYMESAACGLLAARSLYARLEGKELPAPPADTMCGALVQYLTTENKHFQPMGANMGILPPLPEESRPRDKRLRYMAQAQRAVASFQHWLDETSL; encoded by the coding sequence ATGAGCGAATACAAAGTAACCATTCTGGGCGCGGGTCTTGCGGGCTGCGAGGCGGCTCTCTGGCTGGCGGGCAAGGGCGTGCAGGTGGACCTGTACGAGCAGAAGCCCGTCCACTTTTCACCCGCGCACAAGAACGCAGGCTTTGCGGAGCTGATCTGCTCCAACAGCCTGAAAGCCGAACGGCTGGACTCTGCCTCCGGCCTGCTGAAGGAAGAGATGCGCCGCATGGGCAGCCAGCTGCTGAACGCTGCCGAGACGGCCCGTGTGGCTGCAGGCGGTGCACTGGCGGTGGACCGCGATGCCTTCAGCGCCGAAGTGACCCGCATGGTGGAAAGCTGTGAAAACATCACCGTCCACCGGGAACGGGTGGAGCACATCGACGAGACGGCCCCCATTCTGGTGGCCACCGGTCCCCTGACCGACGGCGCACTGGCCGACGAGATCGGGGCCTTGACCGGGGACGAGCGTCTGCATTTCTACGATGCTGTGGCCCCCATCGTCACCGCCGAAAGTCTGGACTATAACAAGGTGTTTGCCGCCTCCCGCTATGACCGGGGCGAGGCCGACTACCTGAACTGCCCTTTCAACAAGGAAGAGTACGAGAAATTCCACGCGGCTCTCGCGTCTGCCGAGCGCGCCCCTCTGCACGACTTTGATACCGGCGCAGAGCAGAGCGCTCAGCCCGACCCGGACGCCCACGGCAAAAAGGCCGACACCGTCACGGTCTACGAGGGCTGCATGCCCATTGAGATCATGGCTGCCCGGGGCGCCGACACCATGCGGTTCGGCCCCCTGCGCCCGGTGGGCCTTGTGAACCCCAACACCGGACACCGCCCCTGGGCCAATGTCCAGCTGCGTGCCGAAAATAAGGAACGCACCCTGTATAACATCGTGGGCTTCCAGACCAACCTCAAGTGGGGCGAGCAGAAGCGGGTGTTCAGCATGATCCCGGGCCTTGAAAATGCCGAGTTCGTGCGGTATGGCGTCATGCACCGCAACACCTTCCTCGATGCGCCCCGGGTGCTCAGCGCCCAGCTGTGCCTGAAAGAGCACCCCAATGTGTTCTTTGCAGGGCAGATCACCGGCTTTGAGGGCTATATGGAAAGCGCTGCCTGCGGCCTGCTGGCAGCCCGCAGCCTGTATGCTCGTCTGGAAGGAAAGGAACTGCCCGCCCCGCCTGCCGACACCATGTGCGGCGCACTGGTGCAGTATCTGACTACCGAGAACAAGCACTTCCAGCCCATGGGCGCGAATATGGGCATCCTTCCTCCGCTGCCGGAGGAGAGCCGCCCGCGGGACAAGCGCCTGCGTTACATGGCACAGGCCCAGCGCGCTGTTGCCAGCTTCCAGCATTGGCTGGATGAAACTTCTCTTTAA